The stretch of DNA CCGGCCAACATCGCCGCAATCGGAGCGGGCGCTTCACTGTAGGCATCGGGCAACCAGGTATGCATGGGAACCAAGCCCACCTTCGTGCCATAACCGACGAGCATGAAAATGAACGCCAGCTTGAGCACGTTCGGATCCAATTGGTTCGCCACGCCGATCAGCGCGGTCATGTTGAGCGCGGAGCTGGTATCGCCGAGGACCCGCACAGAAGAGTAATAGGTGAGCACGACTCCGAAAAGCGCGAGGGCGATGCCCACCGAACAGAGAATCAAATATTTCCAGCCTGCTTCGAGGGACTCGCGTCTACGGAAAAAGGCGATTAAGAAAGTCGTCGCCAGGGTGGTCCCCTCCAACGCCACCCACTGCACGCCGAGGCTGTTCGCCACCGTCGCTGCGACCATCGCAAACAGAAACATATGGAAGAGGAAATAAAAGTGACCGAGGCGCTTGGGGGCGATGACGCCCAGGGCGACTCGGTCGTCCATGTAGGACCACATGTACAGCGAACAGGACAAGCCGATCGCAGTGATAATCACGAGAATGAAGTCCGAGAGCGCATCCACGTAGACGAAGGCACCCAAGGTCGTGACTGATCCCTCGGCCAGCACCTGCCTCGTCAACGCCGTCTCGGCAACAGCCAGCGCCAGCATCGTCGCAAAATTCACGACGTGCAGCACCCGTGCCCGCTGGATCACCAGGCTGAGCAGTCCCGCGAGCACCGGCCCTGTCAGCAGGACGATCACCGACCACATGCAGCACCTACCCGCGGGACATCCGTCATCGAGGAATTCATTCCTTCAGCACCGTGAGCGTGCTGGTGTCCACGCTATCGAACGTATCCTGTAGCCGATGCGTGTAAATCCCGACGATCAGCCCGGCCACCAACACATCAAAGAACACACCCAATTCAACGATCAGCGGCATACCGTACGCGGCGGCCGTTGCGCCTAGGAACACCCCGTTTTCCATGACCAGGAAGCCGACCATCTGCGTAATCGCTTTCTGCCGGGCAATCATGGTGAAAAATCCGATCAAAATAATGGCCAGCGCAATGGCCAGGGAATCGCGCGTCAGCAGGTATCCGAGCGGAATGATGGGCTGCGTGATAAAGAAGGCGATGATCACCAACGCGCCGCAGATCAGCAGGCCCGCCGGAATGTTGATGTTCATCCCGAGTTCCCGGGACACATTTAATCGTTCGATGACCTTCCTGAGAATGCGAGGCAGGACGATCACTTTGATGACGACCGTTAAGGCTGCCGCGAAGTATATGTGCTTGTGCCCGGTCAGAAATGCGACGAGTGCGGCCGTCGCCGCCAGGAACGCCGACTGCACCGCAAAGAGATCCACGCAGGCGGAGAGTCGACGCTGCGCCACAATGGCAAAACAACAGAGCAACAACAGGACCGAGCAGAGGTCGACGAGTTGGGAGCCCAATTGGGTCGAAGCTGGCACCGTCTTACCTTTTTAATGTGTAAAAAAACACCAGCGCGAGCAACGATAGGATGAAAGCCGCGCCCAACATTTCCGGCACCCGGAACAACCGTAGCTTCGCGAACATCGATTCGATCACGCCGATCACAATGGCCAGGCCAGCCACTTTTCCGAGATACACCAGAAGACCGACGGCGATCGCCGATGGCGCCAGGCTCGTCGCGATGCCCCACGGGGCGAAGACATTCACGATCAGGGTCAAGAACACCAGCAACTTGATCCCGGCCGCCCATTCCATCAACGCCAGGTACCGCCCGGAATATTCGAGCAACATGGCCTCGTGGATCATCGTCAGCTCCAGGTGCGTTGCGGGGTTGTCCACCGGGACACGGCCCGTTTCCGCCAGCGTCACCATGAACAAGGCGGCCAACGCCATCAAATGCGCGGGCGGAGCCACGGCCATTCCTTCCATCAAGGCCGATTGGTGAACGATGGTGCTCAAATTTGTGGAGCCGGCTGTCAGTGCAATGGAGAGGATGGACAACATCATAGCCGGCTCGGCCAACGTCGCCACGATCGCCTCTCGGCTGCTGCCCATTCCGCCGAACGCCGACCCCGCATCGAGTCCGGCCAGAATCAGGAAGAAGGTCCCCAACGCCAGCAAATACACGAGCGCGATGATGTTCCCCGCAAAGTTCAACGGCGTGTGCGAAACAAACACCGGCATCAGCAGCCCCGCGGCCACCGTCGAGGCAAAGACGATGTACGGCGCCGCAGTAAAAATCCACGAGGTCGTCGAAGAGATCACCGGCTGCTTCCGAAAGAGCTTGGCCAGATCCGCATAGGGCTGGAAGAGACTCGCCCCACGTCGGCACTGCAGGCGTGCCTTCACCTTTCGGATCAGTCCAACGACCAACGGAGAGAAGGTCAACAACAGCGCCAGTTGAACGACGACCAAGAAGATGTGAACGATCGACTGCATGGTCCCCCGCCACTCACGGCTCGAACACCCGGACGCGACCTACGCGCGTGTGCTCTCGCCGCTCCCTACCCCGCCCATAACAACAACAGCACCAAGGTCACGAAAATGTAGGTCAGATACAGATGGAGGCTGCCGGCCTGAATAATGCGCAGGCGGTCCGCTGTCGCCAGCAGAAAGGCCACCACCGGCCGGTAGAGGTATTTCTCGAAGACCGGCTCAATGTGGGACTCGAACCGCTGATGCTTGATGAAATACTTCGATTGCTCCTGAAACTCCCGCTCCAGCTTCACCGTCGGCTGGTAGATGGTTTCAAAGACCTGCTTGATCGGTTGCGCAAAGCCGGTCGCGGTGTATTCCATGCGAGGCGTTAGATTCAGCCCGCACCCCCAGGTCTTGTAATAGCGCGCGTGCAATCCCTTTCCAAAATGCCGCGCCATCAGCAGACCCAACCCTCCTGCTCCGACCAGCAGCATGGCCAACACCGGCGTCGAGATGCTGGAAAACTCCACCGTCACCGGCGCCACGACCCAGCCGTCGAGCGCCAGCACCTCCTCACTGATGGCGACGCCCGTCAATGGAGCCGTGACCCGATCCAACAACGGGACGACCAACATAGGCGCCAACCCTAACACCACGCAGGCGCCTGCCAACAGGCCCATGCCCACCCGCATCGACCGGGGCACTTCCGTGGCCTGACGAGCATGGGTGCTGCGTGGCTGTGCCAGAAACGACATCCCGAAAGCCTTTGCAAAACACGCCAGCGCCAGCGCACCCGTCAGCGCCAGCATCGCGGCGGCAATCGGCAGCATCAACTTGAGAAACAGGGTGGGCAGCTGAAAGCTGAGAAACAGACTCTGAAAAACCAGCCACTCACTGACAAACCCGTTGGTGGGCGGAAGCGCCGCAATGGAGACGGCGCCGACCAGGAAAAAGGCCCCCGTCCAAGGCATGCGCCGAAGCAAGCCGCCATACTCCTCGATGTTCCTCGTGTGAGTGGCGAACTGCACCGCTCCGGCACCCAGAAACAACAGCGCCTTGAACACCGCGTGATTCAGGGTGTGATACAGACCGGCCAGCAATCCGAGCGCGGCCAGTTCATGCAAGCCATAGGTATGGAAGATCATCCCCGCGCCGATTCCCAGCAGAATGATCCCGATGTTCTCCACGCTGTGAAACGCCAGCAGGCTCTTCAGGTCATGTTCCATCAAGGCATACATGACGCCCAACAGCGCCGAGACTGTGCCGGCGACCAATAACGTGAAGCCCCACCACCAGGGAAATTCCCCCCCCATGAAATCGAAGCACACCCGGATCAATCCATAGATGGCGGTCTTAATCATGACTCCCGACATCAAGGCTGAGATGTGGGACGGGGCGGCGGGGTGCGCATAGGGCAGCCATACATGCAGCGGGACGATACCGGCCTTCGCGCCGAATCCGATCAACGTCGTGAAGAACGCGATCGATCGCAATCCCTCGGTAAGCTGCTGATCGTGGTGGCGAAACGCCTCGAAGGAGAAGGAGCCGGTTTCCTGAAAAAAGATCAAAAACGTCAGGATGATAAAAGCGGTCCCGACGTGCGTCATGATGAGATAGAACAACCCGGCCTCCCGGACACCGGGTTTCTCGTGCTCCGTCACCACCAGCACATAGGACAGCAGGGACATGACTTCCCAGAGGATCAGGAAGAAAAACCCATTGTCGGCCAGGACGACCAGGGTCATGGAGAGCAAGAATCCGTTCAGGAGAGAGCCCAACAATCCCACCGAGACGCGGCCGGAGAATTCGCCGACGTAGCCGAACGCGTAGATCGACGCGGCCAACCCCACCAGCGAGATGGTCAGGACGAAGAACGCCGCCAGCGGATCCAGGCGAAGGGCGAAGGTCAGGTGGGGAATGTTGGACTCGAGTGCGAGAGTCAGAGGAGCCGTTGCCAGCATCCCTGTGAGGCCTAGGACAATGCCGACACATCCCGCCCCCGCCGCAAACCCGTGTGCGACGAGGTTCTGAATCCTCGCCTTGCCAGGAAAACAGAGAGGAAGGATGGCGCCCGCCATGTAGATCGTCAACAGGCCGACGAGTAGAACGATCATCGTTGCAGTAAGAACCTCAAAGCGTATCCCCCGTCACCGGATACATTCAGCCTTCACCGGCCGGCACGATCGTCCTTGGCCATGCGTCGACCGCAGCATCGCTCTCAGCGACTGACCGTTGACGATGGACCTGTGCCGTCCTCCCGTTTTAGTGCTCCTGCTTGTGGATCATCGGGTCGATTTCTTGCTTTGTTTCCTCAAGCACGTTGTAGCGATTGTACGGATGCTCCATCACCTCGTTGGCATAGAGCCGCCCCGTCGGGGCCGGGACCACGATATTCGCCTCCACCGCCCCCTTCGGACCGATCGTGACGGTTTGCTCGGTCGCGGTACGAATGTACGGATGCCAGACCACCAGCTGGTAGGTCCCGGGGGGCACATCGGTCAAGGTGAACCGGCCCTGTTCATCCGTCTTGGCAAAGTAGGGATTGGTGACAGCCAGTCCCCAACTCTCCATATACGCATGGAAGCCGCATTGCATGACGAAGATCCGGCGGCCTTTGCTGAGTTTCACCAACTCTTTCATCGGCGGACCGGCCATGTGTTTGTGATACATCCCGGCATCGCTGCGATCCTTGAGGTTACGGGGGTGCGCCGGATTCATCGGCAGCGGCACATTAAACAGCACCCGCGCACCCAGACGCGACGTTTCATAGGCTTGGATGTCGTGCATGACCGGGTCCATGTTAACGACCGTGACCGATTGATCGTCACGCACGACGGTGGTGAACGGTTCGAACAGGCAATCTTTTGCGTCGATTTGCGGCACGCCCCCTTCGTGGAAGGGTTTGCCCTTGTCGATCCCTTCAAGATAGACCACGACGTCGCGAAACTCGCCCGCAGGCCCGACCTGAAATGGCTGCAGAATGCGCCACCCTTGCCCGTCCGAAATGCGCCCGCAATAAAATTGGTCCGGCAAGGTTGTGAGGTTGTAGCCTTTCGGCTTGGGAACCGTTCCCTCCAGCATGACCGTCCCCGTGAGGGTACCGCCGTCCGTCACTGTCGTTCCCTCGTAGGCCTGCGCGGGGCAATTCACCCCAGCCAGCACAGCACACATGACCGCCACTAGATATCGCATGACATATCCTCTTTTGCTGAAGGTAGATATCAGGTTTGTCACCCGAAGCCCGACGAACAATGCGCGTGTTTCTATCAATGAACCGAATCCACAATGCGCTGAATGGTATTCGTGGTCAAGTCCCTGATCAGAATGTGCGCCGCCTCGCCGAGGCTCACGGTGTCCCGCCACGTGCCTTCGCGGGTCCCACAGACACACGCTGCAGAAGCCGTCTCGATTTCATTCTCGCTAGACGGGATATCGTCGTTGCACCGGAACGGCGGCCCGCGCATGCATCCATCGAACGGCGCAACCATTGATGAAAAAACGATCGTACACCGCCGTCAAAAAATCATGCCCTCTCCCAGGAGGAACCAATCGACCGTCCCACCCCCTGACTCCCTGATGAAGCAACGCACTCAACCCGGCATTACTACTCAAGACCACCCGGCTGGCAGGATCGATCCAGATGAGCGCGGTCGCACCGCGCAGGTATTGCACCACCACGACGCCTGTATCGTTCACAATAGGCTTCACGCTCCTTGTTCCTCTCCGTTCACCATTTTGACCAGACCATTGCCGCCCACGCCGCGTACGCTTCCGGTCAACTCATCGCCCCTGCCGTGAGTCCATTCGATCGCGTGCCACCACGTCGGCCGGCGCGCGCTTAGCTAGGCGACTGTAACGGACGGCCTGCCTGCTGACGACAGCGCGCCACTCCTTCGCGCGCCTTGAGGCTGTTCGGATCACGGGTCAGCAGCGTTTGCCAATGGGACAAGGCCTCCTCCGGTTGCTCCAACCGCTCCAATAACGTCGCTAATTCGCACCGCGCCCCGACATCGGTCGGACACACGGTCAGCGCATCTTGCAGGCGCCCGATTCGCCCGAGCCATTCCTCGCTCGAGACGGAGTGCAAGGAAGCTTGTGATTTTGCGGAACGTGCACCGTTCGCCGACATGCGCAGACTCCTATATGGCTGTATAATCGACTTCCCGCTCTGTCAGGCACGTTCCATCGGCGAGTCACAGGCCCCTCGGCGATCCATTCCGCATTCCACTTGCGCCTCCCGGCGACAGGCTTCTGTGAGCGGATTGCGCGCCCTCAGGAAAGCGGGTCCTGGAAAAGCGCAACAAGGGCCATCACGATGACCGAGAGGACGGAAACCGTAAGCGCTGTTTCTGAAACCCCGGCAGCCGCAAACCCTACGAGACACCCGCCGGCCAGGATCTTCTCGAACAGAGGAACTTTGTCGGGACTTCTATTCGACACCACTCCCTCCATCCACGGAAATCGATCCCCTGAACATCAGCCACAGCACCTGCCTTGCGAGTGTTTGCGCTCCTCGCCTCGCAGGAGCACATAATCGCGTCACTCGCCACGTCTACTTGCTGTGCAGTCCCGAATGCTCCATGGGCATTTGCACGAGGCATGCCGAGAGCCAACACCGCCCTTCTAAGGGCGTTACTCCATCAGAAAGTGGTTATTTATGCTCTCTTTGCTGAACTGCCCTGCCTCGGACCGACGTATGCACGCTCTCGGCGTGCAAGAATTGCAGGTGTTGGCCGGATACTCAGGATACCGAGGAAGAGGAGCTGCACTTCTTGCAGAGTGCGGGACAGATGCGGGAGGTACACGCGGCAACCACGCCTTCACCCGACAGAGAGGCCACTACCGCGAGAGTCTGAACATCCCGGCGGGCAGACGAGTAGGGGGGCACGGTCATGAGAGAACGGAGGCGAGGCTTAGCCGCGGATACCGTATTCTTTGATCTTGTACTGCAACGCGCGAAGACTGATGCCAAGAAGTTTCGCCGCTTTTTCGCGATGATTCGTGACTTCAGCCAAGGTTCGTTGAATGACATCCCGTTCGATCTGCTCCAATGACATCCCCAGCGTCACGAGCATCGTACGGGCATCCTCCTTACTGGCTTGGATCTCTTCGGGAAGATGTTCGGATTGAATGGTGGCATCCTTTACTGTCACCACTAGCCGCTCCATGAGATTCCGGAGCTGGCGAATATTCCCGGGCCACGCATAGAGACGAAGCGACCGCATCGCATCGCGCGACACCTCCTTTGGTTCACGGCGATATTGGGCCGAGAACGCGGTCAAAAACTGAATCACGAGCAGCGGGATATCCTCGGAGCGCGCACGCAACGGCGGCAGGTGGATCGGAACGACATTGAGTCGATAGTAGAGGTCCTCGCGAAAATCGCCCTGCTTGACAGCCTCCTCCAGATTGCGGTTCGTGGCGGCAATGATCCGAGCATCGACGCTAATCACCTTCGTTCCACCCAGGCGCCTGAATTCCTTTGTCTCCAACACGCGCAGAAAATCCACCTGTGATTTCAGCGACAGCTCGCCCACCTCATCCAGCAGCAGCGTACCTTCATGCGCGAGCTCGAATCGCCCCAACTTCGTCGTCATCGCCCCGGTAAACGCGCCCTTGTCGTAGCCGAACAGTTCGCTTTCAAACAGATTCTCCGGCAACGCACCACAGTTCAGCGTGATGAACGGTCCATTCGCGCGAGCACTCCGATGATGGATGGCCCGGGCGACCAGCTCCTTCCCCGTGCCGCTTTCTCCCGTCAACAATACTGTGACGTCGCTCTCGGCCACCATCTCAACCAGGTCATACACGCGCCGCAGCGGCTCGCTCTCACCCACCATTTGATCGAAGCGGGTGCGTGTTTCGAGGTGGCTCCTAAGCTGCCTGTTCTCGCTCGCCAGCGCATGACGCTCAAGCGCCTTCTCCACCACGAAGGGGAACCGCTCACGATCGATGGGCTTGGTGAGGTAATCGTATGCGCCGCAGCGCATCGCTTCCACTGCCGTATCGATCGATCCATAGGCCGTCATCACCACAACTTCCGTATCCGGCCACTTTCCCTTCAGGCGTCGAAGGAACTCCATGCCGCCCATCCCCGGCATCTTCAGATCGGTCATTACGAGATCCGCGGCGGTAGCCTCAAGCTGCTCCAGGGCTTCTTCTCCCGTCCCGGCTCCGCGCACACGGTGACCTTTCTTTTCAAGCAACGTCACCAACGCGCCGCGGATATTGACCTCATCGTCTACGACGAGGATGTCGGCGCCTGGGGTCACGATGTCACCGCCACACGCTGCTGTTCATCGACCGCAACTGGAAATTGCAGCACCACTGTAGTCCCACTCCCCGGCACGCTCGACACCTGAATGGTCCCGCCATGATCCTGCATGATCCGGTAGGCGATGGCGAGGCCGAGCCCGGTTCCACTGGACTTGGTCGTATAGAACGGCTCGAAGAGGCGCGGCAGGTCGCCCGGCTCAATACCGATGCCCGTGTCACTCACTTCAATCACCACCCAGCGATTCCCCTCCCCTGTGCGTGGTTCCGCCGTGATACGGCATCTCCCGCCGTTGGGCATGGCGTGAAAGGCGTTGACGACGATATTGACCAATACCTGGCTGATTTGTGTCTCGTCGCCCAACACCGGAGGAATATCCAAGCCCACGTGTTGCTCCAGATCGATCCGGCGCTCCTCCGCTTCGAACTGCATGAGCGCCATGATGTGCGCCATCAGGGCAGGCAAATCAACCGCATGGAGGCCGATGACACCGGGCCGCGCAAATTTCATGAAATTGTCGAGAATCACCGAGAGACGCCGGCACTCGGCATTCAACACCTGAAGATAATGCGCGGCATGTTTCGCCGCTCCCCCTTGCTCCGTGAATTCTTCTTCAAGGAGATGCAGATTCAAATCGATGGCACTCAGCGGATTGCGCAACTCATGCGCCACCCCGGCAGACAAGGTATGCAACGCCGCCAGCTTTTCGGCAACCCGGACTCTCCGTTCAAGAGCCAACCATTCCGTCACATCCTGCGCCTGAAGGATCACGCCGGCCGATTGCCCCTCATCACCGGTCAATTCAGCGGTGCTGACGCGGATAGTATGTGGTGTACGATCGCGATGTTCATAAGGCAGATCCCGCTGACTCATGTAGACATGCGACCGCAACGCCGCATCGAGCGCCCCGCGAATAGGATTTCCCTCCGTAAACACCAATTCGTACGAATAGCCCAGCATGTCGATCGACGCACGCTTCAGGACCGTTTCCGCCGAGGGATTAATGGCCGTAATAATGCCCCGACGATTCAACGTCAGCACGCCGGTCGGAATGCTCTGGAGAATGTGGCGCGCCAGCCCTTTCACTTCTTCCAGGGTTCGAATGGTGCTGTCATAGTGCAGAAACGTGATGACCGCGGTGATCCCGATCGCGCTCACCAGAAAGACAATGAGGGCGACCAGCATCAAATCGCGACGCGACTGCCACAGCGCGGGAAACAAATCCGTGGGAACCGTCTTGCCTTGAGTGACGCCCTGCAGGAGCAGTTTCTCCTGCTCCAGACTGAAGAGCAGAATGACCGCCACGACCAACGCCAACATCAGCAGGACGGCTGCGATCAACCGATAGGGAGCTCTCCGGAGGAAGGCGGCTTCGGGAATTGGCCTAAACATACCTCTGTCCTACAGGAAGATTCGAGCAGGGTCGCATGCTACCACGCAGGACTGAGGCTGTATAGCCGAACGCGCGGCTGCCGGGACAGACTCAACGCCCGGCGACACTCACCCCAGCATGACGCGGCGATCGACATATTCTCCGATGGAAGGATCGTTGGTGACGAAGATCACCGACCACGCTTCCTCCTTTGAGCAAAGTCGCCGCAGCAGAATCTGCCTCAGATCCGGTTCCATGTTATGTAACGTCCCATCGAAGATGAGCAATTGCGGCCGCGTCACGATCGCACGGGCGACGAGGATGCGCAGAATCTGACTCTTCGTGAAGAGCTTTCCTCCTGCCAGAGCCTGGGTTTCCAGGCCGCGCGACCATCTATCGGCATCATCCTCCAATCCCGTAAACCTCAGCGCCCAGCGAAGGTCTTCGAATTTGACCGACGGCCGTCCGAGTGAGATATTTTCCTCCAGCGTCCCTCCGAACAACGTCAGATGCGAATCGAGGACCAGCGCACGAGCGGCATTGATCTCCTCCATGGTCATCTCGCGGAGATCCACATCGTTGAATCGAATCACCCCGGCGGTCGGGCGAGACAGACCGGCCAGCAACAGGGCGAGGGTGGATTTCCCCGTGCTGGTCGAGGAAATGACCGCCACCTTTTCTCCGGGCACCACCTCTAGATTGAACCCCTCAATGACCGGTGGGGAGTTGGGATAGGCAAACGCGGCATTTTTACACGTCACACGAAGACCGTGGATCGCGGGATCGGCCAACCGCGCGAGCGACGCCTCTTCTGTGACATCGTCTTTGGGAAGGGAGAAAACCCGTGTCAGCTCGTCGAACGAAGTCAGGATATAGGTGACGGCGTACATTCGACGCGTCACCGTATCGAGATTGAGCAGGAGTGTGCCGACAATGACTTCGGCGGCCACAAACTGCCCGAGCGTGATCTGTCCAACCGACAGCAGCCACCCGCCCATGCCGATCATGCTGCTGTGACACACCGCCTCCCAGATCACCGTGCTGACGTACTGACGCCAGGTCAACACGCCGGAGCGGGCTCGTCTCGCCGACAAGTACGAATCCAGCAGCCGATCGGTTTTACTGAGCAACAAGGGCGCGCTCTGGGTGGCCTTGAAATGCAGGCGATTTTGCGCGATATCCTGCATCCAGGTCATGAGATCGTAATGGAGTTGCGAGACCGTCTGCGTCGCTTGAACGCCTCCTCGCGCGGACATGAATTGCACCAGCCCAAACCCGCCGATCAGAAACGCGTTGTAGACGAGGAAGTTCGGATGATAGACGACTAGGATGAGCATCCCGGTCGCACCGGAAATCACCACGTTGATCAGGTCGACCAGCACAACCACCACCGCGCGCGGCAATAATTCCGCTTCTCCGAAGTAGTTCGCGTAGCTGGGCACGAACACGTCTTCCCGCACCCGAGGCAGATGTTCCGTCATGGCGATCGCGATACGGGTATAGAGACGCTGAAAAAGTATTTCCGTCGCGCTCGTCTGAAAGACCCGAAAGAACCCGATGAAGAGCAGCCCGATCAGAATGATCAATGCGAGGGTCACAATCATGACCGGCTGGATCGAAATGGCGAAGCTATTGACGAGTTCCTGAACGGTCAGAGGAACGACCAGCGAGAAGAGAGCAATGGCCAAGGCGTAGGAGACGATGAGCATGAGAATGCGCTGTTCGAGGCCGATCACAAACGCAAGCCGGGACACCTCTGCCCACAGGGTGCTGCGAACCGGCTTCAGCTGTAGATTGGGGCCAGGCATGAGAGCCTCCTAATCACGCGCATGCATTCGTCGCGAGGCGAGACAACCATCCGCACTCAGAGGACGGGCGCCACACAGACGGGTGTGTCGGTGTGGTGTCGCATGCCTACCGAGAAATCCTCTCCGTCAACGCCGGAGCCTCCTTCATTCGCATGCCCTCTCTCATTCGTGCCCAGGAATGACTGAACTCGCGCGCACAGGCGTCTCAGCCTCCCTCAGGAGCGACCACGTCTGCTGCCATCTCATTCGCTCCAGGCACGTTTCGCACAGGAGCAGCTTGCTCCACTGATCGAAAATCAGGCGAGCGTTGGTTCGAGCACATTGCTCGCAAGGATGATCCGTCTGATCCATAGATTCCGGTTCCTATCCAGATGCAGGCATGTTGAGGGACGCAATTACCCTGCCGTTTCGTCAAAGCAACTCTTGTGCCTTTCTACCCAGGCCATACAATGTATTGGATCTATACGCGGTTGACCCTATAGAAGGACCAGGCTGCATCGCCGCCGCGCTTCCCCAGCGAGCACTCCGGAGATGGCTCTGCAAAAATTGCATGCCGTGTTATCGCAGGAATGTCGTCGCGAGCGAGCGCCTACCGGGATTACTTAGGTGCGACTGCCAGCAGGCACCAGAGACGGCGCATGCCGGATTTTTGATCGGTCACCGCTTGGCCAGAGAAGAAACTTTGTTGCCAGGCGACGATGTCATCGGTGGGATGGGGTGTTGCCGTCCAATAGATGCCGGACCGAATATTGCGAAACGGATGCCCCTGCGGAAGCGAGGGATCCTGTTGATCCAAATCCACCAGCGTCTTGATTTCGTCGATGCTCGGAGCGCGCCAGCCCTGTCGGCCACCGACTGTTTTGGTGGCACAACGGGCGACTGAGCGATCCCACACATCGAAGATATAATCCGGTTCACGCTCCCAGGTCAGCCCGCTCACCACATCCTTCACCGCCTGGCCGTCCAGCTCCAGAACGAACCGTGACGTACCCTCTTCGGCTTGGACAAGCCCCGGCGTGAAACCGACACAGAGCCCGATCAGGCAGGCTGCACTTCGAACGAGCCTAGGCAAGGTGAGCATAGTCCGGCAGTGTGCCCGATGTGTCCGATCTTTTCAAGGATGGGCGCCGCAGCTACCAATCCAGTCGCCGGTATTGGCGATGCAGGAGCATTGCGCCCCAGACCAACGCGAGTACCATCAACGCCGTCCCAATGCCGTAGGACAGTTTCGCTAGACCATGATCGTACTGTAACCATCCGAGCATGGTGAGC from Nitrospira sp. encodes:
- a CDS encoding ABC transporter ATP-binding protein, producing MPGPNLQLKPVRSTLWAEVSRLAFVIGLEQRILMLIVSYALAIALFSLVVPLTVQELVNSFAISIQPVMIVTLALIILIGLLFIGFFRVFQTSATEILFQRLYTRIAIAMTEHLPRVREDVFVPSYANYFGEAELLPRAVVVVLVDLINVVISGATGMLILVVYHPNFLVYNAFLIGGFGLVQFMSARGGVQATQTVSQLHYDLMTWMQDIAQNRLHFKATQSAPLLLSKTDRLLDSYLSARRARSGVLTWRQYVSTVIWEAVCHSSMIGMGGWLLSVGQITLGQFVAAEVIVGTLLLNLDTVTRRMYAVTYILTSFDELTRVFSLPKDDVTEEASLARLADPAIHGLRVTCKNAAFAYPNSPPVIEGFNLEVVPGEKVAVISSTSTGKSTLALLLAGLSRPTAGVIRFNDVDLREMTMEEINAARALVLDSHLTLFGGTLEENISLGRPSVKFEDLRWALRFTGLEDDADRWSRGLETQALAGGKLFTKSQILRILVARAIVTRPQLLIFDGTLHNMEPDLRQILLRRLCSKEEAWSVIFVTNDPSIGEYVDRRVMLG
- a CDS encoding DUF1566 domain-containing protein; the protein is MPRLVRSAACLIGLCVGFTPGLVQAEEGTSRFVLELDGQAVKDVVSGLTWEREPDYIFDVWDRSVARCATKTVGGRQGWRAPSIDEIKTLVDLDQQDPSLPQGHPFRNIRSGIYWTATPHPTDDIVAWQQSFFSGQAVTDQKSGMRRLWCLLAVAPK